In Penaeus monodon isolate SGIC_2016 chromosome 43, NSTDA_Pmon_1, whole genome shotgun sequence, one DNA window encodes the following:
- the LOC119568164 gene encoding uncharacterized protein LOC119568164, with translation MSTASFIASLYIFVGGFGFLLSAIAMILLATQSQQPLMSLTIYGLTDTIAGVLTGIGVFCDGCLQFTHLMYSNSCHRYYVVYILLVFPLASVNFSALGMAIERFQIVRNSVLQSSKFHRCFPFTWTMTTCLSAFTFMIVLWGNTHVDSIQTIKDFSFYWEKSQEIRHTRHLLDDLWAYNSQYDSSADQQEEIIVNMVRSIIQNFSSPAQDNELNDRFNNSPITQHHSNLSPMLGHTVNVSPGYHNILSKFPVRRFNTTISPLDYNKAILAKVTNTPSSPNLPSRSDMTKVTGCNATQRETTRVSHPGPNQAKTFLPSISDIINLLTGPHQNVQTLQDQGTTNGNLNQDHITEQNHETSTTPVITTQSFTESHTKTAEPIAETINSELPLITTLEDSGKITTTNSEPETTASLHDTVDSSYVVTTLDSTHIITTKVDSLIHEYSDTSATSPELTTPPTAHEGIEVEIEANVASSDNATSDEQVSEETEVKIFTTETTEGEEASTPPLCPTNALTERPTSDTPITTTTSTPLTEHRTTNRETAPQIPDTENIASNTESDVLSSLIPSQQENISNDSLKPTGPPLYIICYTKERFLQSYTTIIFTCIFAMPILATTGLNLYMAWSLSHYRHSRLTETTNNNWLKLRKAVLQALILLAANAICWVPFLVERLLYAWAPDWDFPSAVPALLFLLGHSHNVLRGLFYLWQNTKVQSRVSPEPVTPASLPCMEGSPVVPMQVTTMLPLEGDHPFLVPHAMESDIPSPRTAKLVPREPIATPLNPSPNSTKLLTQNQ, from the exons ATGTCTACAGCCTCTTTTATTGCATCGCTTTACATATTTGTTGGCGGATTTGGGTTCCTCCTGAGTGCAATTGCAATGATTCTTCTCGCAACACAATCCCAGCAGCCACTGATGTCTCTCACTATCTATGGGCTCACTGATACAATAGCAGGAGTACTAACAGGCATTGGGGTATTCTGTGACGGTTGTCTTCAGTTCACTCATTTGATGTACAGTAACTCATGCCACAGatattatgtggtatatattttgCTTGTGTTTCCCCTGGCTTCAGTAAATTTCTCAGCTCTGGGCATGGCCATAGAGAGGTTTCAGATTGTGAGAAATTCTGTGTTGCAATCAAGTAAGTTCCACCGATGCTTTCCTTTCACCTGGACAATGACAACCTGTCTCAGTGCTTTCACATTCATGATTGTACTTTGGGGTAATACACATGTAGATTCTATCCAGActattaaagatttttctttttactgggaAAAAAGTCAAGAAATTCGTCACACACGGCATCTTCTAGATGACTTGTGGGCATACAACAGTCAATACGATTCCTCTGCAGACCAACAAGAAGAGATTATCGTCAATATGGTGCGTAGCATTATTCAGAACTTCTCTTCGCCTGCCCAAGACAATGAGCTTAATGATAGGTTTAACAATTCTCCCATCACTCAACATCACTCAAATCTTTCACCAATGCTTGGACACACAGTAAATGTTTCCCCTGGATATCACAACATCCTGTCAAAATTTCCAGTACGGAGATTCAACACAACTATTTCACCTTTGGATTACAACAAAGCAATTCTTGCTAAAGTTACCAacactccttcctctccaaacCTACCTTCAAGATCCGATATGACCAAGGTGACTGGGTGTAATGCAACGCAAAGGGAAACAACACGTGTATCCCATCCTGGTCCCAACCAGGCAAAGACATTCCTACCTTCCATATCTGACATTATCAATCTTTTGACTGGTCCTCACCAAAATGTACAAACCCTTCAGGATCAGGGAACAACTAATGGGAACCTTAACCAGGATCATATAACAGAGCAAAACCATGAGACTTCAACTACTCCTGTCATCACAACCCAATCATTCACTGAGTCACACACAAAGACTGCAGAACCCATAGCCGAGACTATCAATTCCGAACTACCACTAATCACCACACTAGAAGATTCAGGAAAAATTACCACAACAAATTCTGAGCCTGAGACTACTGCTAGTCTACATGACACGGTTGATTCATCTTACGTTGTAACAACTCTTGATAGCACCCATATAATTACTACCAAGGTGGACTCTCTGATTCATGAATACAGTGATACATCAGCAACATCACCTGAATTGACTACCCCTCCCACAGCTCATGAAGGCATAGAAGTTGAAATAGAAGCAAATGTAGCATCTTCAGATAATGCTACATCTGATGAACAAGTTTCAGAAGAGACTGAAGTAAAAATCTTTACAACAGAAACAACTGAAGGGGAGGAGGCTTCAACACCTCCGCTATGCCCTACCAATGCCCTCACAGAAAGACCCACATCTGATACTCCCATCACTACCACAACATCCACCCCTCTTACTGAACACAGAACCACCAATCGTGAGACAGCACCACAGATACCAGATACTGAAAACATTGCTAGCAACACAGAGTCTGATGTGCTGTCCAGTTTGATCCCTTCCCAACAAGAGAACATTTCTAACGATTCCCTGAAACCAACTGGGCCTCCCTTGTATATCATATGTTACACCAAG gagaGATTTCTTCAGAGCTACACAACCATCATCTTCACCTGTATATTTGCCATGCCAATTCTAGCCACCACAGGACTAAATTTGTACATGGCATGGTCACTCTCTCACTACAGACACTCCAGACTTActgaaaccacaaacaacaatTGGTTAAAACTGCGTAAGGCTGTCCTTCAG GCCCTCATACTCCTTGCAGCCAATGCCATCTGCTGGGTGCCCTTCCTCGTGGAGCGGCTCTTGTATGCCTGGGCGCCAGACTGGGACTTCCCATCAGCTGTCCCCGCCTTGCTCTTCCTCCTTGGTCATTCCCATAACGTTCTGCGAGGTCTTTTCTATCTCTGGCAGAATACTAAG GTTCAAAGCCGTGTTTCTCCTGAGCCAGTCACACCAGCATCTCTACCTTGCATGGAAGGGTCTCCAGTCGTTCCAATGCAAGTCACAACGATGCTGCCCTTAGAGGGAGACCACCCCTTCCTCGTACCTCATGCCATGGAGAGCGACATCCCCTCACCAAGAACAGCTAAACTGGTGCCAAGGGAACCAATTGCTACACCTTTGAATCCTTCCCCTAACTCTACAAAACTGTTAACCCAAAACCAATAA